One Plectropomus leopardus isolate mb chromosome 1, YSFRI_Pleo_2.0, whole genome shotgun sequence DNA segment encodes these proteins:
- the LOC121945707 gene encoding G-protein coupled receptor 52-like — translation MNQSELTTDPVLAANSSHADFFPGRATNHSCPLGWGLNEGLEACVLETAVIVLLTVLIITGNLTVIFVFHCAPLLHHYTTSYFIQTMAYADLLVGLSCLVPTLSLLHYPAGVQEPITCQVFSYVISVLKSVSMACLACISVDRYLAITKPLSYNQLVTPCRLRGCITLIWVYSSLVFLPSFFGWGKPGYHGDIFEWCAHSWPTSALFTGFVVCLLYAPAALVVCFTYYHIFRICQQHNREISERRARFPSQEMEAGEGGSSGHHGGHGPDRRYAMVLFRITSVFYMLWLPYIIYFLLESSHVLDSPALSFITTWLAISNSFCNCVIYSLSNSVFRLGMRRLSQTICSFSHCAADDRDFGEPKPRKRANSCSI, via the coding sequence ATGAACCAGTCTGAACTGACAACGGACCCGGTGCTTGCTGCCAACAGCAGTCATGCAGACTTCTTTCCTGGCAGGGCCACCAATCACTCTTGTCCTTTGGGCTGGGGGCTGAATGAAGGCCTGGAGGCTTGCGTCCTGGAGACTGCTGTCATTGTACTTCTGACAGTGCTCATTATTACAGGGAACCTGACGGTGATCTTTGTGTTTCACTGTGCCCCTTTGCTACACCACTACACCACCAGCTACTTCATCCAGACCATGGCCTATGCTGACCTGCTGGTGGGTCTCAGCTGCCTGGTGCCCACCCTGTCTTTGCTCCACTACCCAGCAGGTGTCCAGGAGCCCATCACATGTCAGGTCTTCAGCTACGTCATCTCGGTTCTGAAGAGTGTTTCGATGGCCTGTTTGGCTTGTATCAGTGTGGACCGCTACCTGGCCATAACTAAACCACTGTCTTACAACCAGCTGGTGACGCCATGCCGGCTGCGAGGCTGCATCACCCTCATCTGGGTGTACTCCAGCCTGGTTTTCTTGCCCTCCTTCTTTGGGTGGGGTAAGCCAGGCTATCATGGGGACATTTTTGAGTGGTGCGCTCACTCCTGGCCCACCTCCGCACTGTTTACAGGCTTCGTGGTGTGTTTGCTCTATGCGCCTGCTGCACTTGTGGTTTGTTTCACCTATTACCATATTTTTCGCATTTGCCAGCAGCACAACAGAGAGATCAGTGAACGGCGGGCACGTTTCCCCAGTCAGGAGATGGAAGCTGGCGAGGGGGGTAGTAGTGGGCATCATGGAGGGCATGGACCGGATCGGCGTTATGCGATGGTGTTGTTCCGCATCACCAGTGTTTTCTATATGCTCTGGCTACCCTACATAATCTATTTCCTGCTAGAGAGCTCCCATGTGCTGGACAGCCCTGCCCTCTCCTTCATCACCACCTGGCTGGCCATTAGCAACAGCTTTTGCAACTGTGTTATCTACAGCCTGTCTAATAGTGTGTTCCGCTTGGGCATGCGTAGGCTCTCACAGACGATTTGCTCCTTCAGCCACTGCGCGGCCGATGACAGGGACTTTGGGGAGCCTAAACCGAGGAAAAGAGCAAACTCATGCTCCATCTGA